A stretch of DNA from Francisella uliginis:
GTCCCTGATTTTTCAAATCCAGACTATCACCAGTAAATAATCTTTGTGCAGAATCTTCTAAAATTCCTGATTTATATGATATTGCTCCTTTTAACTCATGTCTTTTAGACATAGAGTGTCCCATGCCTGACTTTATATTATATGAACCTTCAGTCTGATTTAAATCTAACATTTTTGTAGTCATTGGTATACATATCCTCATAGTCCTTAACTTAGAGGCTGACTGCTTAGAATATAGACCAAATCTTGCCTTAATTTCCATATCACTAAATTCAGATAAGTTTGGTATTTTAAAAGGAGATTTAAAACTTTCACTAACATTTTTTTTGATAACAGAATCAACTTGATTCCTAAACTTATTTACAGATCCTTTAGCATCTGAAAAACCTATTAAATCATCAGCTAATATTTTTCCTTTTATTTCCCCCGAAAGAAGATCAAAACTTGCGGTATTAGTTGAGGTTTTAATCTGAATTAAAGGGTTTTCATAGTCTTTAGAGCTAGTTCCAAGAACCATTAAACCATCACCATCTTTATCAGCACCTAAACTTTGTTTTTCATAATTACTTTTTGAGTATCCTGATAAAGCGCTCCTACCAAAATATATTTGTTCTATTTCTGGATATGTATACTCTCTTATTAAATCAAGTCCATCTCTAGTTTTAGGAACTAGATATCTATAAGAACCTTCTGGTGTATTTAAGACAAAACCTAAATCATTTAAAAGCTTATAATCTTCCTTAAACCTTGGAGTATAAACAAAGCTTTTTGCCTCTCTAGATCCTTTAGCTGTAACTACTTTAAGGTTAATATTTCCTCTAAAGTTATCCAACAGCTCTAAAGACTTAGAGTCTGTAAAGTTCAATTTATTTGTGCTTGCACTAATATCAACATCATAGCTAAATAAAGATGAAGATGCTTTTCCACTCATTCTCAAGTAAAGAGGAATAAATGATTTAACTTCTCGACTACCACTAGCATAAACAGGAAGATTGGACCATAGATTTATACATGAACTCCCAGCGAAACTCTTCTCTCCTGCAGCTGCAAGACTAGCAGCTGCAGATGCATTTTTAGTATTAACTGATGCTGTTAGTTTTGCATTAAATTTAAACTTTGGCAGTGAAGTTAACTGAGCTATATTACCCCCACCCAACATCTGATTAACACTAGACTTTATGAAAAAATTATATACTTCAGTATCAGTAATACTACTCCAAAGTTTAACTCTATTAGGATCTTTATAAAAAGCAAAATCTCTATCTTTTATTCTTGTAAGAATGCTTTTCTGCTTATGAGAATCTTTTAAAAACTTTTCAAAATATTTTTTTCTCTCTACTGCGTAAGTATTAGCCATGACATCTATCATTTTGAGTTTTTGAGCTACAATTATCTCATCCTCAAAAAACATATGTCTTTCAACATCATTATAAAACCATGCTTTTATAAAATCAAAAAAGCCTCCATTTACTTTTTCTTTTTTTAAATCATCAGTATCATACAACAAATCATTGATATCTTCAGCCATATACTCACCTTTAATCCCTTAATACTAAATCCATTCTGACATAAACTTATTTTTTTAAAAAGTTTTTTTTAAATAACAATTAAATAAATATCATTTACTTAAAATAATTTACTTGTCCAAGTATAACTTTCTCTTTTGCGCCTGTCGCTGCAGGTATATTATTATAGTTTTTATTAAAAGTTTCATTCCCTAATACAGCAAATGCTATAGCTTCTTTTGCATCACTATTCTCACCAACATCTTCAAATGTTAGTACATCTATATCTAATAGCTCTGCTATAGACTCTATTAGAAACTTATTATAAGCCCCTCCCCCTGTAAAGATTATCTGATCTAGATTATGTTTACTCAAAACAAAATTTTTGTATGCTCTAGAAATAGTTTCAGCAGTAAATATAGTTAATGTATGTACGATATCCTCAGAAGAATTTCCTTTATATTTTTCGATAATAAAATCTGTATATTCAATCCCAAACAGTTCTCTACCTGTAGATTTTGGAGGTTCTTGTTTCAAATATGGATTTTCTAAAAGCTCCTGTAACATATTTGAAATAAGTTTACCGTTTTTAGCAATATCGCCATTTTCATCATAGCTTTTAGCAAATAAAACCTCTACTGCTCTATTTATCATCATATTCCCTGGCCCAGTATCAAAAGCATAAACATCTTCAATATTAGCATTTTTGGGAATAATTGTTGTATTAGCAATCCCTCCTATATTATGTAAGGCTCGTGACTTATTTTTATCTCGATATAAAATATAATCAACGTACGGCACTAATGGCGCACCATCACCTCCTGCGGCTATATCTGCTGCACGAAAATTTGATACTACTGTTGTTTGACACTCATAAGCAATTGTCGCAGCATCGCCTAACTGCAATGAAGACTTAATAAAGTCACCTTCACATACTGCTTGATGATAGATTGTCTGACCATGGTTAGCTATAAACTCTATATCTTTTAATTTCAGATCTGCTGACTTAACTAACTCTTTTACTGCATTGGCATATTCTTTACCGAGCTTAAAGTTAAGGCTACATAAAAGTTGGGCATTACTTTTTGATAAATCTAAAGATTGCTTAATATCCTTTAATACATCTATTGAGTATGGATATGTCTCAAATTTAATCAATTTGATATCAGTATCTAATCCATACCCTTTAATTTTACACAAAGCCACATCAATACCATCTAAAGATGTTCCTGACATTATTCCTATACAGTATTTATAATCATCCATATAAAATCTTCCATATTCAAAATACTTACTAAATAAATTACATCCTAAAAAAGCTTTAAACTCAATCCTTAAACTTGTTTAGACATATAAGTTTGTTTATTCTTAAATAACAAATAACTATTTTTTATATAGTCATGAAGTATTTTCAACTAAAACTCTCTCTTTTTCTTATATTCTTTATTAGTGCCATTTTATTAAATAGCGTTGGTATAGTTATACTACAATCTGTTACTCATTATCATGTCACAGATGTTCAAGCAAGTATTCTTGAAGCATGTAAAGATCTAACTATAGCTGTAGTCTCTTTCGCTGTATGTTCCTTTATCCCAAGGTTTGGTTATAAAAATGCTATGCTTACAGGACTCGCAATAATTACTATAGGTTGCATTGCAATGGCAACCTTAAACAGTTTTTTGATTACTAAAATACTATTTGTATTAATCGGTGTAGCTTTTGCACTAATTAAAGTCTCTGTATACTCGACTGTTGGTTTAATTACTGATGATTCAAAAGCACATGCCAGTCTTATGAGCTTATTAGAAGGTGTCTTTCAAATAGGTGTAGTATTATGCTTTTTTATATTTAGTATATTTATACATTTTGGCAATTGGCTTGGTACATACTGGCTAATTATAGCTTTATGTATAATTGCATTTTTACTACTGCTATTTACAAAACTTGATGAGTCAGCTGTTCAAATATCTCGAGGCTCTAACTTTTTAGCAGATACCTTGAGCATGCTAAAGCTTATAAAACTGCCAATAGTTATGCTATTTATTATTAGTGTCTTTTTCTATGTATTTATTGAACAAGGTGTTCAATCGTGGCTACCAACATTCAATACCAGAGTTCTTCATTTATCTGCCTCTACTAGTGTGTTTATGGCAAGTGTATTTGCCTTGAGTATAGCTGCTGGCCGAATCACTTTTGGTTTTATTATGAAGAAAGTTGACTGGAAAAAGGTTATCCTTTTAGGTCTAATTTGCTGTGCAATACTAATAGTATTTACACTACAATTATCTAAGTTAATCAACCCTAAAGAAACAGATACTTTTATTGCTGTAGTTATATCATTGCTTTTCCCTATGATTGGCTTTTTCATGGCACCAATATATCCAACTTTATGCTCTAGTATTCTTAGTAGCCAACCAGAAAAGCTTCAAAGTGCCATGGCCGGTTTGATAATTATATTTTCTGCCTTAGGTGGTACTATCGGCTCAAGAATAATTAGTGAAATATTTGCTCAT
This window harbors:
- the anmK gene encoding anhydro-N-acetylmuramic acid kinase AnmK; the protein is MDDYKYCIGIMSGTSLDGIDVALCKIKGYGLDTDIKLIKFETYPYSIDVLKDIKQSLDLSKSNAQLLCSLNFKLGKEYANAVKELVKSADLKLKDIEFIANHGQTIYHQAVCEGDFIKSSLQLGDAATIAYECQTTVVSNFRAADIAAGGDGAPLVPYVDYILYRDKNKSRALHNIGGIANTTIIPKNANIEDVYAFDTGPGNMMINRAVEVLFAKSYDENGDIAKNGKLISNMLQELLENPYLKQEPPKSTGRELFGIEYTDFIIEKYKGNSSEDIVHTLTIFTAETISRAYKNFVLSKHNLDQIIFTGGGAYNKFLIESIAELLDIDVLTFEDVGENSDAKEAIAFAVLGNETFNKNYNNIPAATGAKEKVILGQVNYFK
- a CDS encoding MFS transporter is translated as MKYFQLKLSLFLIFFISAILLNSVGIVILQSVTHYHVTDVQASILEACKDLTIAVVSFAVCSFIPRFGYKNAMLTGLAIITIGCIAMATLNSFLITKILFVLIGVAFALIKVSVYSTVGLITDDSKAHASLMSLLEGVFQIGVVLCFFIFSIFIHFGNWLGTYWLIIALCIIAFLLLLFTKLDESAVQISRGSNFLADTLSMLKLIKLPIVMLFIISVFFYVFIEQGVQSWLPTFNTRVLHLSASTSVFMASVFALSIAAGRITFGFIMKKVDWKKVILLGLICCAILIVFTLQLSKLINPKETDTFIAVVISLLFPMIGFFMAPIYPTLCSSILSSQPEKLQSAMAGLIIIFSALGGTIGSRIISEIFAHFGGVTAFYCVLIPIALLVLLIPPYAKLHRNK